In Arachis hypogaea cultivar Tifrunner chromosome 2, arahy.Tifrunner.gnm2.J5K5, whole genome shotgun sequence, a genomic segment contains:
- the LOC112725774 gene encoding uncharacterized protein, translated as MADFLVEVTGNPHETPGTRWKLHVDGASNQMSGGGGIIQESPTEIVYKQSIKFEFTVSNNQVEYEALISGLPLSKEVGVTTVEVNSDSQVVTSQINEMYQAKDPLLQKYLEKVKGLSKDFEEVMVQHVPRERNTRADLLSKLPSTKPGTGNRSLIQAIVKEPTVALCASRADIDPSWIDPIIDFLESGKLLDDHKAAKTLRREAAKYVIVQGKLFKKGLNQPLLKCLQPDQMDYVLREVHEGCCSHHIEGKALARKLVRAGYFWPSMMTDSQEFVRRCKKCQKNANFHKAPASEHSLLMASRPFSQWGINLLGPFLVGPGQVKYLIIAIDYYTKWVKAEPLASISSANCRKFIWRHVIFRFGIPKSVISDNRTQFVDKKFREFLAGLGIK; from the coding sequence ATGGCTGACTTCCTCGTGGAGGTCACAGGAAATCCTCACGAAACCCcgggcacacggtggaagctccacgttgacggagcctccaaccaaatGTCTGGAGGTGGAGGGATAATCCAAGAGAGCCCAACAGAGATAGTATACAAACAATCTATCAAGTTTGAGTTCACAGTCTCCAACAACCAAGTGGAATACGAGGCCCTTATCAGCGGCCTGCCATTGTCAAAGGAAGTGGGGGTGACAACAGTAGAGGTGAACAGCGACTCTCAGGTCGTCACCTCCCAAATCAACGAAATGTATCAAGCCAAGGACCCTTTACTACAAAAATACCTGGAAAAGGTTAAGGGCTTGAGCAAGGACTTCGAAGAGGTCATGGTACAGCATGTCCCAAGGGAAAGGAACACACGAGCTGACCTCCTATCTAAACTACCCAGTACAAAGCCTGGAACGGGAAACCGTTCCTTGATTCAGGCCATAGTGAAAGAGCCAACCGTCGCCCTATGCGCATCCCGAGCAGACATCGATCCCTCATGGATCGACCCAATTATTGACTTCTTAGAAAGCGGCAAGCTCCTTGACGACCACAAGGCGGCGAAGACGTTGAGAAGGGAGGCGGCCAAGTATGTAATAGTGCAAGGTAAACTATTTAAAAAAGGACTAAATCAACCCCTATTGAAGTGCCTACAACCCGATCAGATGGACTACGTCCTTAGGGAAGTCCATGAGGGTTGTTGCAGTCATCATATCGAGGGAAAGGCTTTGGCCCGGAAACTCGTGAGAGCAGGTTACTTTTGGCCCTCGATGATGACAGATTCCCAAGAATTCGTCAGAAGATGCAAGAAGTGCCAGAAAAATGCTAACTTTCATAAGGCCCCGGCATCTGAGCATAGTCTACTAATGGCCTCCCGACCTTTTAGCCAATGGGGGATCAACCTTCTAGGACCGTTCCTGGTTGGCCCTGGACAGGTCAAATACCTGATCATAGCCATTGATTACTACACAAAGTGGGTTAAAGCAGAGCCACTGGCTAGTATTTCATCAGCTAACTGCCGTAAGTTTATATGGAGACATGTAATTTTCAGGTTCGGAATCCCGAAGTCCGTGATATCGGACAACAGGACACAGTTTGTGGACAAGAAATTTAGGGAGTTCCTCGCAGGCCTAGGGATAAAATAG